A genomic region of Capra hircus breed San Clemente chromosome 19, ASM170441v1, whole genome shotgun sequence contains the following coding sequences:
- the MINK1 gene encoding misshapen-like kinase 1 isoform X3 — MGDPAPARSLDDIDLSALRDPAGIFELVEVVGNGTYGQVYKGRHVKTGQLAAIKVMDVTEDEEEEIKQEINMLKKYSHHRNIATYYGAFIKKSPPGNDDQLWLVMEFCGAGSVTDLVKNTKGNALKEDCIAYICREILRGLAHLHAHKVIHRDIKGQNVLLTENAEVKLVDFGVSAQLDRTVGRRNTFIGTPYWMAPEVIACDENPDATYDYRSDIWSLGITAIEMAEGAPPLCDMHPMRALFLIPRNPPPRLKSKKWSKKFIDFIDTCLIKAYLSRPPTEQLLKFPFIRDQPTERQVRIQLKDHIDRSRKKRGEKEETEYEYSGSEEEDDSHGEEGEPSSIMNVPGESTLRREFLRLQQENKSNSEALKQQQQQLQQQQQRDPEAHIKHLLHQRQRRIEEQKEERRRVEEQQRREREQRKLQEKEQQRRLEDMQALRREEERRQAEREQEYIRHRLEEEQRQLEILQQQLLQEQALLLEYKRKQLEEQRQSERLQRQLQQEHAYLKSLQQQQQQQQLQKQQQILPGDRKPLYHYGRGVNPADKPAWAREVEERTRMNKQQNSPLAKSKPGSAGPEPPVPQASPGPPGPLSQTPPMQRPVEPQEGPHKSLVAHRVPLKPYAAPVPRSQSLQDQPTRNLAAFPASHDPDPAVPAPTATPSARGAVIRQNSDPTSEGPGPSPNPPAWVRPDNEAPPKVPQRTSSIATALNTSGAGGSRPAQAVRARPRSNSAWQIYLQRRAERGSPKPPGPPAPPPGPPNACSNPDLRRSDPGWERSDSVLPASHGHLPQAGSLERNRVGASSKLDNSPVLSPGNKAKPDDHRSRPGRPADFVLLKERTLDEAPRPPKKAMDYSSSSEEVESSEDEEEESNGEPSEGSRDAPGARSDGDTDSVSTMVVHDVEEIAGPQTPYGGGTMVVQRTPEEERSLLHADSNGYTNLPDVVQPSHSPTESSKGQSPPLKDGGSDYQSRGLVKAPGKSSFTMFVDLGIYQPGGSGDTIPITALVGGEGSRLDQLQYDVRKGSVVNVNPTNTRAHSETPEIRKYKKRFNSEILCAALWGVNLLVGTENGLMLLDRSGQGKVYGLIGRRRFQQMDVLEGLNLLITISGKRNKLRVYYLSWLRNKILHNDPEVEKKQGWTTVGDMEGCGHYRVVKYERIKFLVIALKNSVEVYAWAPKPYHKFMAFKSFADLPHRPLLVDLTVEEGQRLKVIYGSSAGFHAVDVDSGNSYDIYIPVHIQSQITPHAIIFLPNTDGMEMLLCYEDEGVYVNTYGRIIKDVVLQWGEMPTSVAYICSNQIMGWGEKAIEIRSVETGHLDGVFMHKRAQRLKFLCERNDKVFFASVRSGGSSQVYFMTLNRNCIMNW; from the exons gACCCTGCAGGCATCTTCGAGCTGGTAGAGGTGGTTGGCAATGGCACCTACGGACAGGTGTACAAG GGTCGGCATGTCAAGACTGGGCAGCTGGCTGCCATCAAAGTCATGGACGTCACGGAG GATGAGGAGGAAGAGATCAAACAGGAGATCAACATGTTGAAAAAATACTCTCACCACCGCAACATCGCCACCTACTACGGGGCCTTCATCAAGAAGAGCCCCCCAGGGAACGACGACCAGCTCTGG CTGGTGATGGAGTTCTGTGGTGCTGGTTCTGTAACGGACTTGGTGAAGAACACAAAAGGGAATGCCCTGAAGGAGGACTGTATAGCCTACATCTGCAGGGAGATTCTCCGG ggTCTGGCCCATCTCCACGCCCACAAGGTGATCCACCGAGACATCAAAGGGCAGAACGTGCTGCTGACGGAGAATGCCGAGGTCAAGCTAG TGGATTTCGGGGTGAGTGCACAGCTGGACCGCACCGTGGGCAGGCGGAACACGTTCATCGGGACCCCCTACTGGATGGCCCCCGAGGTCATCGCCTGTGATGAGAACCCTGATGCCACCTACGATTACAGG AGTGACATTTGGTCTCTAGGAATCACAGCCATCGAGATGGCAGAGGGAGCCCCCC ctctgtgtgacatGCACCCCATGCGAGCCCTCTTCCTTATCCCCCGGAACCCACCACCCAGGCTCAAGTCCAAGAAATG GTCTAAGAAGTTCATTGACTTCATTGACACGTGTCTCATCAAGGCTTACCTGAGCCGCCCACCCACTGAGCAGCTGCTCAAGTTCCCTTTCATCCGTGACCAGCCCACCGAGCGGCAGGTACGCATCCAGCTCAAGGACCACATTGACAGATCCCGGAAGAAGCGAGGCGAGAAAG AGGAGACGGAATATGAATACAGTGGCAGCGAAGAGGAGGATGACAGCCACGGAGAGGAAGGGGAGCCAAG CTCCATCATGAACGTGCCGGGGGAGTCGACCCTCCGCCGGGAATTCCTCCGGCTCCAGCAGGAGAACAAGAGCAACTCAGAGGCtttaaagcagcagcagcagcagctgcagcagcagcaacaacgaGACCCGGAGGCACACATCAAACACCTCCTGCACCAGCGCCAGCGGCGCATCGAGGAGCAGAAGGAGGAGCGGCGGCGGGTTGAggag CAACAGCGGCGGGAGCGGGAGCAGCGGAAGCTGCAGGAGAAGGAGCAGCAGCGGCGGCTGGAGGACATGCAGGCTCTGCGGCGGGAGGAGGAGCGGCGGCAGGCGGAGCGCGAGCAG gaGTATATCCGTCACAGGCTAGAGGAGGAGCAGCGACAGCTCGAGATCCTTCAGCAACAGCTGCTCCAGGAACAGGCCCTGCTGCTG GAATACAAGCGGAAGCAGCTGGAGGAGCAACGGCAGTCCGAGCGCCTGCAGAGGCAGCTGCAGCAGGAGCATGCCTACCTCAAGtccctgcagcagcagcagcagcagcagcagcttcagaaACAGCAGCAGATCCTGCCCGGGGACCGGAAGCCCCTGTATCACTATGGTCGGGGCGTCAACCCTGCCGACAAGCCAGCCTGGGCCCGAGAG GTGGAAGAGAGAACAAGGATGAACAAACAGCAGAACTCTCCCTTGGCCAAGAGCAAGCCAGGCAGCGCAGGGCCTGAGCCCCCCGTCCCCCAGGCCTCCCCCGGGCCCCCAGGACCCCTTTCCCAAACTCCTCCTATGCAGAGGCCGGTAGAGCCCCAGGAGGGACCGCACAAG AGCCTGGTGGCACACCGGGTCCCACTGAAGCCATATGCAGCGCCTGTACCCCGCTCCCAGTCCCTGCAGGACCAACCCACCCGAAACCTGGCTGCCTTCCCCGCCTCCCACGACCCCGACCCCGCTGTGCCCGCACCCACCGCCACGCCGAGTGCCCGAGGAGCTGTCATCCGGCAGAACTCAGACCCCACTTCCGAAGGGCCTGGCCCCAGCCCGAACCCCCCAGCCTGGGTCCGGCCTGATAATGAGGCCCCTCCAAAG gTGCCTCAGAGGACCTCATCAATCGCCACTGCCCTTAACACCAGTGGGGCCGGAGGGTCCCGGCCAGCGCAGGCGGTCCGTGCTAG ACCTCGCAGCAACTCCGCCTGGCAAATCTATCTGCAAAGGCGGGCAGAGCGGGGCAGCCCCAAGCCTCCAGGGCCCCCCGCTCCGCCCCCCGGCCCGCCCAACGCCTGTAG TAACCCCGACCTCAGGAGGAGCGACCCCGGCTGGGAGCGCTCAGACAGCGTCCTCCCGGCCTCTCACGGGCACCTCCCACAAGCCGGCTCGCTGGAGCGGAACCGGGTGGGAG CCTCCTCCAAACTGGACAACTCCCCTGTGCTCTCTCCTGGAAACAAAGCCAAGCCCGATGACCACCGCTCGCGGCCAGGCCGGCCCGCA GATTTCGTCCTACTGAAAGAGCGGACCCTGGACGAGGCCCCCCGGCCTCCCAAGAAGGCCATGGACTACTCGTCGTCCAGCGAGGAGGTGGAGAGCAGCGAGGATGAGGAAGAGGAGAGCAATGGCGAGCCGTCAGAGGGGAGCAGAGACGCCCCTGGGGCCCG CAGCGATGGAGACACAGACAGCGTCAGCACCATGGTGGTCCACGACGTGGAGGAGATAGCCGGGCCCCAGACCCCCTATGGGGGTGGCACCATGGTGGTCCAGCGA ACCCCCGAGGAGGAGCGCAGCCTGCTGCACGCCGACAGCAATGGCTACACAAACCTGCCAGACGTGGTGCAGCCCAGCCACTCGCCCACTGAGAGCAGCAAAGGTCAAAGCCCCCCCTTGAAGGATGGAGGCAGTGAC TACCAGTCTCGTGGGCTGGTAAAAGCCCCCGGCAAGAGCTCGTTTACGATGTTTGTGGACCTGGGGATCTACCAGCCCGGAGGCAGTGGGGACACCATTCCCATTACAG CCCTGGTGGGTGGAGAGGGCAGTCGGCTCGATCAGCTACAGTACGACGTGAGGAAAGGCTCTGTGGTCAACGTGAACCCCACCAACACCCGGGCCCACAGCGAAACCCCCGAGATTCGGAAGTACAAGAAGCGGTTCAATTCCGAGATCCTCTGTGCGGCCCTTTGGG GGGTCAACCTGCTGGTGGGCACGGAGAACGGGCTGATGCTGCTGGACCGCAGCGGGCAGGGCAAGGTGTATGGACTCATCGGGCGGCGGCGCTTCCAGCAGATGGACGTGCTGGAGGGACTCAACTTGCTCATCACCATCTCAG GGAAAAGGAACAAACTGCGGGTGTATTACCTGTCCTGGCTCCGGAACAAGATTCTGCACAATGATCCGGAAGTGGAGAAGAAGCAAGGCTGGACCACTGTGGGGGACATGGAGGGCTGCGGGCACTACCGCGTGG TGAAATACGAACGCATCAAGTTCCTGGTCATCGCCCTGAAGAACTCTGTGGAGGTGTATGCCTGGGCCCCCAAACCTTACCACAAATTCATGGCTTTCAAG TCCTTTGCTGACCTCCCGCACCGCCCTCTACTGGTGGACCTGACCGTAGAGGAGGGCCAGCGGCTCAAGGTCATCTATGGCTCCAGCGCCGGCTTCCACGCTGTGGATGTGGACTCGGGGAACAGCTATGACATCTACATCCCTGTGCAT aTCCAGAGCCAGATCACGCCCCACGCCATCATCTTCCTCCCCAACACGGACGGCATGGAGATGCTGCTGTGCTACGAGGATGAGGGTGTCTATGTCAACACGTACGGCCGGATCATCAAGGACGTGGTGCTGCAGTGGGGAGAGATGCCCACCTCTGTGG CCTACATCTGCTCCAACCAGATCATGGGCTGGGGAGAGAAAGCCATTGAGATCCGCTCTGTGGAGACAGGCCACCTGGATGGGGTCTTCATGCACAAACGAGCCCAGAGGCTCAAGTTCCTGTGTGAGCGGAATGACAAG gtatTTTTCGCCTCGGTCCGCTCCGGGGGCAGCAGCCAAGTTTACTTCATGACCTTGAACCGTAACTGCATCATGAACTGGTGA
- the MINK1 gene encoding misshapen-like kinase 1 isoform X1, giving the protein MGDPAPARSLDDIDLSALRDPAGIFELVEVVGNGTYGQVYKGRHVKTGQLAAIKVMDVTEDEEEEIKQEINMLKKYSHHRNIATYYGAFIKKSPPGNDDQLWLVMEFCGAGSVTDLVKNTKGNALKEDCIAYICREILRGLAHLHAHKVIHRDIKGQNVLLTENAEVKLVDFGVSAQLDRTVGRRNTFIGTPYWMAPEVIACDENPDATYDYRSDIWSLGITAIEMAEGAPPLCDMHPMRALFLIPRNPPPRLKSKKWSKKFIDFIDTCLIKAYLSRPPTEQLLKFPFIRDQPTERQVRIQLKDHIDRSRKKRGEKEETEYEYSGSEEEDDSHGEEGEPSSIMNVPGESTLRREFLRLQQENKSNSEALKQQQQQLQQQQQRDPEAHIKHLLHQRQRRIEEQKEERRRVEEQQRREREQRKLQEKEQQRRLEDMQALRREEERRQAEREQEYIRHRLEEEQRQLEILQQQLLQEQALLLEYKRKQLEEQRQSERLQRQLQQEHAYLKSLQQQQQQQQLQKQQQILPGDRKPLYHYGRGVNPADKPAWAREVEERTRMNKQQNSPLAKSKPGSAGPEPPVPQASPGPPGPLSQTPPMQRPVEPQEGPHKSLVAHRVPLKPYAAPVPRSQSLQDQPTRNLAAFPASHDPDPAVPAPTATPSARGAVIRQNSDPTSEGPGPSPNPPAWVRPDNEAPPKVPQRTSSIATALNTSGAGGSRPAQAVRARPRSNSAWQIYLQRRAERGSPKPPGPPAPPPGPPNACSNPDLRRSDPGWERSDSVLPASHGHLPQAGSLERNRVGASSKLDNSPVLSPGNKAKPDDHRSRPGRPASYKRAIGEDFVLLKERTLDEAPRPPKKAMDYSSSSEEVESSEDEEEESNGEPSEGSRDAPGARSDGDTDSVSTMVVHDVEEIAGPQTPYGGGTMVVQRTPEEERSLLHADSNGYTNLPDVVQPSHSPTESSKGQSPPLKDGGSDYQSRGLVKAPGKSSFTMFVDLGIYQPGGSGDTIPITALVGGEGSRLDQLQYDVRKGSVVNVNPTNTRAHSETPEIRKYKKRFNSEILCAALWGVNLLVGTENGLMLLDRSGQGKVYGLIGRRRFQQMDVLEGLNLLITISGKRNKLRVYYLSWLRNKILHNDPEVEKKQGWTTVGDMEGCGHYRVVKYERIKFLVIALKNSVEVYAWAPKPYHKFMAFKSFADLPHRPLLVDLTVEEGQRLKVIYGSSAGFHAVDVDSGNSYDIYIPVHIQSQITPHAIIFLPNTDGMEMLLCYEDEGVYVNTYGRIIKDVVLQWGEMPTSVAYICSNQIMGWGEKAIEIRSVETGHLDGVFMHKRAQRLKFLCERNDKVFFASVRSGGSSQVYFMTLNRNCIMNW; this is encoded by the exons gACCCTGCAGGCATCTTCGAGCTGGTAGAGGTGGTTGGCAATGGCACCTACGGACAGGTGTACAAG GGTCGGCATGTCAAGACTGGGCAGCTGGCTGCCATCAAAGTCATGGACGTCACGGAG GATGAGGAGGAAGAGATCAAACAGGAGATCAACATGTTGAAAAAATACTCTCACCACCGCAACATCGCCACCTACTACGGGGCCTTCATCAAGAAGAGCCCCCCAGGGAACGACGACCAGCTCTGG CTGGTGATGGAGTTCTGTGGTGCTGGTTCTGTAACGGACTTGGTGAAGAACACAAAAGGGAATGCCCTGAAGGAGGACTGTATAGCCTACATCTGCAGGGAGATTCTCCGG ggTCTGGCCCATCTCCACGCCCACAAGGTGATCCACCGAGACATCAAAGGGCAGAACGTGCTGCTGACGGAGAATGCCGAGGTCAAGCTAG TGGATTTCGGGGTGAGTGCACAGCTGGACCGCACCGTGGGCAGGCGGAACACGTTCATCGGGACCCCCTACTGGATGGCCCCCGAGGTCATCGCCTGTGATGAGAACCCTGATGCCACCTACGATTACAGG AGTGACATTTGGTCTCTAGGAATCACAGCCATCGAGATGGCAGAGGGAGCCCCCC ctctgtgtgacatGCACCCCATGCGAGCCCTCTTCCTTATCCCCCGGAACCCACCACCCAGGCTCAAGTCCAAGAAATG GTCTAAGAAGTTCATTGACTTCATTGACACGTGTCTCATCAAGGCTTACCTGAGCCGCCCACCCACTGAGCAGCTGCTCAAGTTCCCTTTCATCCGTGACCAGCCCACCGAGCGGCAGGTACGCATCCAGCTCAAGGACCACATTGACAGATCCCGGAAGAAGCGAGGCGAGAAAG AGGAGACGGAATATGAATACAGTGGCAGCGAAGAGGAGGATGACAGCCACGGAGAGGAAGGGGAGCCAAG CTCCATCATGAACGTGCCGGGGGAGTCGACCCTCCGCCGGGAATTCCTCCGGCTCCAGCAGGAGAACAAGAGCAACTCAGAGGCtttaaagcagcagcagcagcagctgcagcagcagcaacaacgaGACCCGGAGGCACACATCAAACACCTCCTGCACCAGCGCCAGCGGCGCATCGAGGAGCAGAAGGAGGAGCGGCGGCGGGTTGAggag CAACAGCGGCGGGAGCGGGAGCAGCGGAAGCTGCAGGAGAAGGAGCAGCAGCGGCGGCTGGAGGACATGCAGGCTCTGCGGCGGGAGGAGGAGCGGCGGCAGGCGGAGCGCGAGCAG gaGTATATCCGTCACAGGCTAGAGGAGGAGCAGCGACAGCTCGAGATCCTTCAGCAACAGCTGCTCCAGGAACAGGCCCTGCTGCTG GAATACAAGCGGAAGCAGCTGGAGGAGCAACGGCAGTCCGAGCGCCTGCAGAGGCAGCTGCAGCAGGAGCATGCCTACCTCAAGtccctgcagcagcagcagcagcagcagcagcttcagaaACAGCAGCAGATCCTGCCCGGGGACCGGAAGCCCCTGTATCACTATGGTCGGGGCGTCAACCCTGCCGACAAGCCAGCCTGGGCCCGAGAG GTGGAAGAGAGAACAAGGATGAACAAACAGCAGAACTCTCCCTTGGCCAAGAGCAAGCCAGGCAGCGCAGGGCCTGAGCCCCCCGTCCCCCAGGCCTCCCCCGGGCCCCCAGGACCCCTTTCCCAAACTCCTCCTATGCAGAGGCCGGTAGAGCCCCAGGAGGGACCGCACAAG AGCCTGGTGGCACACCGGGTCCCACTGAAGCCATATGCAGCGCCTGTACCCCGCTCCCAGTCCCTGCAGGACCAACCCACCCGAAACCTGGCTGCCTTCCCCGCCTCCCACGACCCCGACCCCGCTGTGCCCGCACCCACCGCCACGCCGAGTGCCCGAGGAGCTGTCATCCGGCAGAACTCAGACCCCACTTCCGAAGGGCCTGGCCCCAGCCCGAACCCCCCAGCCTGGGTCCGGCCTGATAATGAGGCCCCTCCAAAG gTGCCTCAGAGGACCTCATCAATCGCCACTGCCCTTAACACCAGTGGGGCCGGAGGGTCCCGGCCAGCGCAGGCGGTCCGTGCTAG ACCTCGCAGCAACTCCGCCTGGCAAATCTATCTGCAAAGGCGGGCAGAGCGGGGCAGCCCCAAGCCTCCAGGGCCCCCCGCTCCGCCCCCCGGCCCGCCCAACGCCTGTAG TAACCCCGACCTCAGGAGGAGCGACCCCGGCTGGGAGCGCTCAGACAGCGTCCTCCCGGCCTCTCACGGGCACCTCCCACAAGCCGGCTCGCTGGAGCGGAACCGGGTGGGAG CCTCCTCCAAACTGGACAACTCCCCTGTGCTCTCTCCTGGAAACAAAGCCAAGCCCGATGACCACCGCTCGCGGCCAGGCCGGCCCGCA AGCTATAAGCGAGCCATTGGTGAG GATTTCGTCCTACTGAAAGAGCGGACCCTGGACGAGGCCCCCCGGCCTCCCAAGAAGGCCATGGACTACTCGTCGTCCAGCGAGGAGGTGGAGAGCAGCGAGGATGAGGAAGAGGAGAGCAATGGCGAGCCGTCAGAGGGGAGCAGAGACGCCCCTGGGGCCCG CAGCGATGGAGACACAGACAGCGTCAGCACCATGGTGGTCCACGACGTGGAGGAGATAGCCGGGCCCCAGACCCCCTATGGGGGTGGCACCATGGTGGTCCAGCGA ACCCCCGAGGAGGAGCGCAGCCTGCTGCACGCCGACAGCAATGGCTACACAAACCTGCCAGACGTGGTGCAGCCCAGCCACTCGCCCACTGAGAGCAGCAAAGGTCAAAGCCCCCCCTTGAAGGATGGAGGCAGTGAC TACCAGTCTCGTGGGCTGGTAAAAGCCCCCGGCAAGAGCTCGTTTACGATGTTTGTGGACCTGGGGATCTACCAGCCCGGAGGCAGTGGGGACACCATTCCCATTACAG CCCTGGTGGGTGGAGAGGGCAGTCGGCTCGATCAGCTACAGTACGACGTGAGGAAAGGCTCTGTGGTCAACGTGAACCCCACCAACACCCGGGCCCACAGCGAAACCCCCGAGATTCGGAAGTACAAGAAGCGGTTCAATTCCGAGATCCTCTGTGCGGCCCTTTGGG GGGTCAACCTGCTGGTGGGCACGGAGAACGGGCTGATGCTGCTGGACCGCAGCGGGCAGGGCAAGGTGTATGGACTCATCGGGCGGCGGCGCTTCCAGCAGATGGACGTGCTGGAGGGACTCAACTTGCTCATCACCATCTCAG GGAAAAGGAACAAACTGCGGGTGTATTACCTGTCCTGGCTCCGGAACAAGATTCTGCACAATGATCCGGAAGTGGAGAAGAAGCAAGGCTGGACCACTGTGGGGGACATGGAGGGCTGCGGGCACTACCGCGTGG TGAAATACGAACGCATCAAGTTCCTGGTCATCGCCCTGAAGAACTCTGTGGAGGTGTATGCCTGGGCCCCCAAACCTTACCACAAATTCATGGCTTTCAAG TCCTTTGCTGACCTCCCGCACCGCCCTCTACTGGTGGACCTGACCGTAGAGGAGGGCCAGCGGCTCAAGGTCATCTATGGCTCCAGCGCCGGCTTCCACGCTGTGGATGTGGACTCGGGGAACAGCTATGACATCTACATCCCTGTGCAT aTCCAGAGCCAGATCACGCCCCACGCCATCATCTTCCTCCCCAACACGGACGGCATGGAGATGCTGCTGTGCTACGAGGATGAGGGTGTCTATGTCAACACGTACGGCCGGATCATCAAGGACGTGGTGCTGCAGTGGGGAGAGATGCCCACCTCTGTGG CCTACATCTGCTCCAACCAGATCATGGGCTGGGGAGAGAAAGCCATTGAGATCCGCTCTGTGGAGACAGGCCACCTGGATGGGGTCTTCATGCACAAACGAGCCCAGAGGCTCAAGTTCCTGTGTGAGCGGAATGACAAG gtatTTTTCGCCTCGGTCCGCTCCGGGGGCAGCAGCCAAGTTTACTTCATGACCTTGAACCGTAACTGCATCATGAACTGGTGA